Proteins found in one Triticum urartu cultivar G1812 chromosome 4, Tu2.1, whole genome shotgun sequence genomic segment:
- the LOC125552268 gene encoding uncharacterized protein LOC125552268, giving the protein MSYYDRRGESSVLEAFTLSPLPYPVILILMMVTLLLGASWFFSYEEFMEEASEQFSWFLLGVPIALVLLIRWISSVDTFEGYFGFYPTESRWRGYPAAPSEGSSPWGVAMVVLLLLVLASFHSTFQDMWKA; this is encoded by the coding sequence ATGTCGTACTACGACCGGCGCGGGGAGTCGTCGGTGCTGGAGGCGTTCACGCTGTCGCCGCTGCCGTACCCGGTGATCCTGATCCTGATGATGGTGACGCTGCTGCTGGGGGCGTCGTGGTTCTTCTCCTACGAGGAGTTCATGGAGGAGGCGTCGGAGCAGTTCAGCTGGTTCCTGCTGGGCGTGCCCATCGCGCTCGTCCTCCTCATCCGCTGGATCTCCTCCGTCGACACCTTCGAGGGCTACTTCGGCTTCTACCCCACCGAGAGCCGCTGGCGGGGCTACCCGGCCGCGCCCTCCGAGGGCAGCTCCCCCTGGGGCGTCGCCAtggtcgtcctcctcctcctcgtcctcgccAGCTTCCACTCCACCTTCCAGGACATGTGGAAGGCTTGA
- the LOC125552269 gene encoding uncharacterized protein LOC125552269, with amino-acid sequence MERSWFGWRKAKQGGGGGAGGGGGEREEEEDRAKVVVDGSGIRELVEDREAFGMFAESKFRQLDADGDGRLSVRELQPAVADIGASLGLPAQGSSPNADHIYSEAMSEFAHGHGNQEGVSRAEFQEVLSDILLGMAAGLKKDPIVILRIDGEDLRDFVSSPRYEPAAAAIFSQVGSGDAPLRQCLLAAVQQLGVDHGMPPAADPWVVENVVEPALQQLSTDELEQPASRDVFLEQLKKLLGSVAEQLQERHVIVAHTENTFDGTGVRRLLGNKFELDKLLDSVWRDVPAELRKKAPKDKEHLRVALDKMADAASLPPHGSVAQVDAVVDEALKVADAGDGKAVEEAEFKKLLTEVLGAVMLRLSGEPIFFSTSTVVHEPLSSSSALLPSSMPPPSE; translated from the exons ATGGAGAGGAGCTGGTTCGGGTGGAGGAAGGCGAAGCAGGGCGGAGGTGGcggtgccggcggcggcggcggggagagggaggaggaggaggatcgGGCCAAGGTGGTGGTGGACGGGTCCGGGATACGGGAGCTGGTGGAGGACCGGGAGGCGTTCGGCATGTTCGCGGAGAGCAAGTTCCGGCAGCTCGACGCCGACGGGGACGGCCGGCTGTCCGTGCGGGAGCTGCAGCCCGCCGTGGCCGACATCGGCGCCTCGCTCGGCCTGCCCGCGCAGGGCTCCTCGCCCAACGCCGACCACATCTACTCCGAG GCAATGAGCGAGTTCGCTCATGGTCATGGGAACCAAGAGGGGGTGAGCAGAGCAGAGTTCCAGGAGGTCCTGTCCGACATTCTCCTTGGCATGGCGGCCGGGCTCAAGAAGGACCCGATCGTGATACTGCGCATCGACGGCGAGGACCTCAGGGACTTCGTGTCCAGCCCAAGGTATGAGCCGGCAGCCGCTGCCATCTTCTCACAGGTTGGGTCTGGAGATGCCCCTCTCCGGCAATGCTTGCTAGCCGCCGTCCAGCAGCTCGGCGTCGACCACGGCATGCCCCCAGCCGCTGACCCTTGG GTGGTAGAGAACGTGGTAGAGCCGGCATTGCAGCAGCTCTCCACCGATGAGCTCGAGCAACCGGCGTCCCGGGACGTCTTCTTAGAGCAGCTGAAGAAGCTGCTGGGCAGCGTCGCGGAGCAGCTTCAGGAGCGGCACGTCATCGTTGCGCACACCGAGAACACCTTCGATGGGACCGGTGTCAGGAGGCTGCTGGGAAACAAGTTCGAGCTGGACAAG CTGCTGGATTCTGTGTGGAGGGACGTGCCGGCGGAGCTCAGGAAGAAGGCGCCCAAGGACAAGGAGCACCTGCGAGTCGCACTCGATAAGATGGCCGATGCAGCAAGCTTACCACCCCATGGCTCTGTTGCTCAG GTGGACGCCGTCGTGGACGAGGCGCTCAAGGTGGCGGACGCCGGCGACGGGAAGGCGGTCGAAGAAGCGGAGTTCAAGAAGCTGCTGACGGAGGTGCTTGGGGCCGTGATGCTGCGGCTGAGCGGCGAACCGATCTTCTTCTCCACCAGCACCGTCGTCCACGAGCCGCTGTCCAGCTCGTCCGCCCTGTTGCCGTCGTCGATGCCACCGCCGAGCGAGTAG
- the LOC125552270 gene encoding uncharacterized protein DDB_G0286299-like — MAGEDAAVSAGTAAPHNPPKKEVYDEDDENDVPLAFSRGKKKASAASATKVKKEEDDDDNIPLARRAKKASNGGAKKEKKEEYEEEEEEYEEEEEEDDDDEDFADEYTPVSRGKKGNEKEKSTSNSKVKASKVKKEETGSDDECKPKSQKRSPAAGKPKISKIKKPKDEYDTKEEKKIKKEVGIKKDEKKAAGVKKEGAAGVKKERKVYELPGQKHDPPPERDPLRIFYESLYEQVPDSEMAAFWLMEWGLLPLDVATEVFARKQGQKQVLKLRSPVKTPSTQRRASSPTKKVLLLGDKKTNSGTKGKTTAQKKRASSNTDDDEDDDFVETNSATKGKTTAQKRKKASSDTDDDDDDDFVMPKKPKKQKISS, encoded by the exons ATGGCCGGAGAAGACGCCGCCGTTTCCGCGGGCACTGCGGCGCCGCACAATCCGCCCAAGAAGGAGGTGTACGACGAAGACGATGAAAACGACGTGCCGCTGGCGTTCTCTCGAGGCAAGAAGAAAGCGAGCGCGGCGAGCGCCACCAAGGTCAagaaggaggaggacgacgaTGATAACATTCCGCTTGCGCGTCGGGCCAAAAAAGCGAGCAATGGGGGTGCAAAGAAGGAGAAAAAGGAGGAgtacgaggaggaagaggaggagtacgaggaggaggaggaggaagacgacgacgacgaggatTTTGCAGATGAGTACACTCCGGTTTCGCGGGGAAAGAAG GGAAATGAGAAGGAGAAAAGCACTTCCAATAGCAAGGTGAAGGCTTCTAAAGTAAAGAAAGAAGAAACAGGTTCTGATGATGAATGCAAG CCAAAATCGCAGAAGAGAAGTCCAGCTGCAGGCAAACCCAAGATCTCCAAGATTAAGAAACCAAAAGATGAATATGATACAAAG GaggaaaagaaaataaagaagGAAGTTGGTATCAAGAAAGATGAAAAGAAGGCTGCTGGGGTGAAGAAGGAGGGGGCTGCTGGGGTGAAGAAGGAGAGAAAGGTGTATGAATTGCCAGGGCAGAAACATGATCCTCCTCCTGAA AGGGATCCATTGAGGATATTTTATGAATCGCTCTATGAGCAGGTGCCCGATAGTGAAATGGCTGCATTTTG GTTGATGGAATGGGGTTTGCTACCGCTGGATGTGGCTACAGAGGTCTTTGCGAGGAAACAGGGTCAGAAACAGGTTCTGAAACTGAGATCACCGGTCAAAACGCCTTCTACACAGAGAAGGGCAAGTTCTCCAACCAAGAAGGTACTGCTGTTAGGCGATAAGAAAACCAACTCAGGTACAAAGGGAAAAACCACAGCGCAAAAGAAGAGGGCATCTAGCAACACTGATGACGACGAGGACGACGACTTTGTCGAAACCAACTCAGCCACAAAGGGAAAAACCACAGCACAAAAGAGAAAGAAGGCATCTAGCGACAcagatgacgacgacgatgatgacTTTGTCATGCCTAAGAAGCCCAAGAAGCAAAAGATCTCTAGCTAA